A single Lolium perenne isolate Kyuss_39 chromosome 6, Kyuss_2.0, whole genome shotgun sequence DNA region contains:
- the LOC127310801 gene encoding protein FAR1-RELATED SEQUENCE 5 produces MDDQTCSVQNSSDMSISSDDDGIEHQKKSSVELEEDQSATQADVLLADPELGMTFDTENDVREYYKNYAKAKGFGVTRRSSNRDANGELKYLTICCSRHGKTESNSRNILKPKPTAGLGCKAKINIVRGPEGNFHISMVILDHNHTLSPHKSRLFRCNKRLDYNVKRRLELNDRAGIRVNKNFNSLVVAADGHENLTFGEKECRNYLDKTRRLKLGSGDAEAVRNYFMKMQSDNPNFFSVMDVDDESRLRNVFWADARSRAVYDSFDDVITFDTTYLVNKYDMPFACFVGVNHHGQSVLLGCALLSNEDTPTFVWLFEAWLACMSNRQPKAIVTDQAKAIQNAVEIVFPDARYRWCLWHIMKKLPEKLGGYDEYEYIKTAIGKVVYDSLTIKDFEDSWMRMLERYNIADNEWLKGLYENRHRWVPAFVKDTFWAGMSTTQRSESMHAFFDGYVNAKTTLKHFTIQYENALRDKVEKEILADFNSFHSTIPCVTHFDIEQQFQSVYTNSKFKEFQQELTNIMYCDRNFIQKEGAVETYKIIEDVLIDKEEGWRKDYVYHVYFNAEEFEVKCSCRHFEFRETGSMSEESCNDLIEQLRNLKIKPSGNSSSENSIEHLGIHEGGAPSIGETSKTILSPIAVRCAGRPPLLRKESKVDKLIREAREKKKKAEQRDKKKAAQREKKKSDQERSAAEDEEVAPQQQKRASSPRRFGMRMRSSPRCLCRGELATPPMTTQSSPIRFR; encoded by the exons ATGGATGATCAAACTTGTAGTGTTCAAAATTCAAGTGACATGTCTATTTCAAGTGATGACGATGGCATTGAGCATCAGAAGAAAAGCAGCGTGGAACTTGAAGAGGACCAGAGTGCAACTCAAGCAGATGTGTTACTCGCAGATCCGGAATTGGGGATGACATTTGATACTGAGAATGATGTGCGAGAGTACTACAAAAATTACGCTAAAGCAAAAGGGTTTGGTGTGACGAGAAGAAGCTCAAACAGAGATGCAAATGGAGAGCTGAAGTACCTCACAATTTGTTGCTCTCGTCATGGTAAGACTGAGTCCAACTCAAGAAATATATTGAAGCCAAAGCCAACAGCTGGGTTAGGATGTAAAGCTAAAATTAATATTGTTCGTGGTCCGGAAGGAAATTTTCATATTTCGATGGTCATTTTGGATCATAATCATACACTAAGTCCACATAAATCTCGGTTATTTAGATGCAACAAAAGGCTGGACTACAATGTTAAGCGTAGGCTTGAGTTGAATGACCGGGCTGGAATACGAGTAAACAAGAATTTCAATTCTCTTGTTGTGGCAGCGGATGGTCATGAGAATTTGACATTTGGTGAGAAAGAATGTCGCAATTATCTAGACAAAACTAGAAGATTGAAACTTGGAAGTGGTGATGCCGAGGCTGTTCGTAACTATTTTATGAAAATGCAATCAGACAATCCAAATTTTTTTAGTGTCATGGATGTTGATGATGAATCCCGACTTAGGAATGTCTTTTGGGCTGATGCAAGAAGTAGAGCAGTATATGATTCCTTTGATGACGTCATAACTTTCGACACCACATACTTGGTCAACAAATATGATATGCCTTTTGCTTGTTTTGTTGGAGTGAACCATCATGgacaatctgtgttgctaggatGTGCTTTATTATCAAATGAAGATACCCCAACATTTGTTTGGTTATTTGAAGCATGGCTGGCATGTATGTCAAATCGTCAACCAAAAGCTATTGTGACCGATCAAGCAAAAGCTATCCAGAATGCCGTGGAAATAGTTTTTCCAGATGCTCGATACAGGTGGTGCTTGTGGCATATAATGAAGAAGCTACCTGAGAAGTTAGGAGGATATGATGAATATGAGTATATCAAGACTGCAATTGGCAAAGTAGTTTATGATTCGTTAACaattaaagattttgaagattcTTGGATGCGTATGCTTGAGAGGTATAATATTGCTGATAATGAATGGCTTAAAGGGCTCTATGAAAATCGGCACCGTTGGGTTCCAGCATTTGTGAAAGATACCTTTTGGGCGGGTATGTCCACTACACAACGTAGTGAGAGTATGCATGCATTCTTTGATGGGTATGTTAATGCCAAGACAACATTGAAGCATTTTACCATCCAATATGAGAATGCTCTTCGTGACAAAGTTGAGAAAGAGATACTTGCTGATTTTAATTCTTTCCATTCAACCATACCTTGTGTCACACACTTTGACATCGAGCAGCAGTTTCAATCAGTCTATACAAACTCGAAGTTCAAAGAGTTTCAACAAGAGCTAACAAACATTATGTACTGTGACCGTAATTTCATACAAAAAGAAGGGGCAGTGGAAACATACAAAATAATTGAGGATGTGCTAATTGACAAAGAAGAAGGATGGAGAAAAGATTATGTGTACCATGTATATTTCAATGCGGAAGAGTTTGAAGTTAAGTGTTCATGTCGCCATTTTGAGTTCAGAG AGACAGGCTCCATGTCAGAGGAGTCATGCAATGATTTGATTGAACAACTTCGCAATCTGAAAATTAAACCATCTGGTAACTCAAGTTCTGAAAATAGCATCGAACATCTTGGTATACATGAAGGTGGTGCACCATCTATTGGGGAAACAAGTAAAACTATACTGAGTCCAATAGCTGTTAGATGTGCTGGGCGTCCTCCTTTATTGAGAAAAGAATCTAAGGTTGATAAGCTTATTCGTGAAgcaagagaaaagaagaaaaaggccGAACAAAGGGATAAAAAAAAAGCTGCACAAAGGGAGAAGAAGAAATCTGACCAAGAA CGTTCAGCCGCCGAGGACGAGGAGGTCGCCCCCCAGCAGCAGAAGAGGGCGAGCTCGCCGCGCCGCTTCGGAATGCGGATGAGGTCGTCGCCGCGCTGCTTGTGTAGAGGCGAGCTCGCCACGCCGCCAATGACGACCCAGAGTTCGCCGATTCGCTTCCGATGA